One part of the Sesamum indicum cultivar Zhongzhi No. 13 linkage group LG14, S_indicum_v1.0, whole genome shotgun sequence genome encodes these proteins:
- the LOC105176730 gene encoding kinesin-like protein KIN-14N (The sequence of the model RefSeq protein was modified relative to this genomic sequence to represent the inferred CDS: added 140 bases not found in genome assembly) — protein sequence MASKNQNKAPSSPSNSKYSVDEVSVDKRRRIGNTKMPPNTVTRTQTRQAFSVVNGGQDLPPTSGPPSNCGSDCGVVGFTKEDVEALLNERLRIKNKFNYKEKSEQMAEYIKRLKQCIKWFQQLQENYITELEKQKSLLELAEKKCIDMESLMTAKEDELNSIIVELRKNLEALQEKFSKEEFDKLEALDSLSKERDSRLATERLQASLSEELKRTQQDNASANQKMQSLNDMYKRLHEYNASLQQYNSRLQSEIHTTNDALKRVGKEKAAVVENLSELRGHNTSLQEQLTLSRALHDEAIKQKEALGSEVACLRGELQKVREDRDCQLLQVQALSAELVKYKECTGKSIAELDSLTTKTNELESTCLSQSEQIRRLQEQLAFAEKRLQLSNMSAMETRSEFEEQKALIHDLKSRLADADLKIVEGEKLRKKLHNTILELKGNIRVFCRVRPLLSDDGVGTDTKVVSFPTAMEVLGRGIDLTQNGQKHSFTYDKVFMPDDSQEDVFVEISQLVQSALDGYKVCIFAYGQTGSGKTYTMMGKPGPPDQKGLIPRSLEQVFETRQILEAQGWKYEMQVSMLEIYNETIRDLLSPNRSSFDATRLENSGKQYAIKHDPNGNTHVSDLTIVDVRSSKEVSYLLDRAAQSRSVGKTQMNEQSSRSHFVFTLRIMGVNESTDQQVQGVLNLIDLAGSERLSKSGSTGDRLKETQAINKSLSSLSDVIFALAKKEEHVPFRNSKLTYLLQPCLGGDSKTLMFVNVSPDPSSVGESLCSLRFAARVNACEIGIPRRQTNLRTSDSRLSFG from the exons CAAGGCTCCTTCTAGTCCTTCAAAT AGCAAGTACAGTGTTGATGAGGTTTCAGTAGATAAGAGGAGAAGGATTGGAAACACAAAAATGCCGCCCAACACTGTGACAAGGACTCAAACTCGGCAAGCATTTTCGGTAGTGAATGGGGGCCAAGATCTGCCTCCGACTAGTGGGCCTCCAAGCAATTGTGGTTCTGATTGTGGTGTAGTTGGGTTCACCAAAGAGGATGTTGAAGCATTGCTAAATGAAAGGCTgagaattaagaataaatttaattacaag GAAAAAAGTGAACAAATGGCCGAATACATTAAAAGGCTTAAGCAATGCATCAAGTGGTTTCAACAGcttcaagaaaattatattacagaGCTGGAGAAACAGAAAAGTTTGTTGGAATTAGCAGAAAAGAAGTGTATTGATATGG AGTCTCTGATGACGGCCAAGGAAGATGAgttgaattcaattattgtGGAATTGAGAAAGAATTTGGAGGCCCTGCAGGAAAAGTTTTCAAAGGAGGAGTTTGATAAATTG ATGCAGTCACTTAATGATATGTACAAGCGGTTACATGAGTACAATGCAAGTTTGCAGCAGTACAATAGTAGACTTCAATCTGAAATTCACACGACAAATGATGCACTCAAGCGTGTTGGGAAAGAAAAGGCTGCTGTGGTGGAAAATCTGAGCGAGTTGAGGGGACACAATACTTCACTTCAAGAGCAGCTTACTTTGTCACGA GCACTGCATGATGAGGCAATTAAACAGAAGGAAGCTCTAGGCAGCGAAGTTGCATGCTTGAGAGGTGAACTGCAAAAAGTAAGGGAAGACCGTGATTGCCAGTTGTTACAGGTCCAGGCTTTATCGGCTGAATTAGTTAAATACAAGGAATGTACTGGAAAATCCATTGCAGAGTTGGATAGCCTGACCACTAAGACAAATGAACTGGAG TCAACTTGCTTGTCTCAAAGTGAGCAAATAAGACGGCTACAGGAGCAGCTTGCTTTTGCAGAAAAGAGACTGCAG CTTTCTAATATGTCAGCAATGGAAACAAGATCTGAATTTGAGGAGCAAAAGGCGTTGATTCATGATTTAAAGAGTCGTCTGGCTGACGcagatttaaaaattgtagaaGGAGAGAAGCTTCGCAAGAAATTGCATAACACTATCCTG GAGTTGAAAGGGAATATACGTGTATTTTGTAGAGTGAGACCCCTGTTGTCTGATGATGGAGTTGGTACTGACACAAAAGTTGTATCATTCCCCACAGCGATGGAAGTGCTGGGTCGAGGCATTGATTTGACACAAAATG GGCAAAAGCACTCTTTCACTTACGACAAAGTGTTTATGCCTGATGACTCCCAAGAAGATGTTTTTGTGGAGATATCACAGCTTGTTCAGAGTGCTCTTGATGGCTATAAG GTTTGCATCTTTGCCTATGGACAAACAGGTTCTGGAAAGACTTATACAATGATGGGCAAGCCAGGACCACCAGATCAAAAAGGTTTGATTCCACGGTCACTAGAGCAGGTATTTGAGACGAGGCAAATTCTTGAAGCCCAAGGATGGAAGTACGAGATGCAG GTGTCAATGCTCGAAATATACAATGAAACAATACGTGACCTGTTATCCCCAAACAGATCAAGCTTTGATGCAACACGATTAGAAAATTCTGGAAAGCAGTATGCTATTAAACACGATCCAAATGGCAACACCCATGTCTCTGATCTTACAATTGTGGATGTTCGCAGTAGCAAGGAGGTGTCCTATCTCTTAGACCGAGCAGCACAGAGCAG GTCTGTAGGCAAAACTCAAATGAATGAACAGTCTTCGAGGAGTCATTTTGTCTTCACTCTGAGGATAATGGGTGTTAATGAG AGCACTGATCAACAAGTACAAGGTGTACTCAATCTAATTGATCTTGCTGGTAGCGAGCGTCTCTCAAAGAGTGGGTCGACTGGGGATCGGCTAAAAGAAACTCAG GCCATAAATAAGAGTTTGTCGTCACTGAGTGATGTCATATTTGCTCTGGCGAAGAAAGAGGAGCATGTGCCATTTAGAAACTCCAAGTTAACCTACCTTCTCCAG CCTTGCTTAGGCGGAGATTCGAAGACTCTAATGTTTGTGAATGTTTCACCGGATCCCTCATCCGTGGGTGAATCACTTTGTTCACTGCGGTTTGCAGCAAGAGTAAATGCTTGTGAGATTGGGATCCCAAGGCGTCAAACGAATCTAAGAACTTCAGATTCTCGTTTGAGCTTTGGCTAA